A region from the Papio anubis isolate 15944 chromosome 6, Panubis1.0, whole genome shotgun sequence genome encodes:
- the KCNK16 gene encoding potassium channel subfamily K member 16 — MPNAGLCSCWGGRVLPLLLVYVCYLLLGATIFQLLERQAEAQSRYHFQLEKLRFLENYTCLDQWALEQFVQVIMEAWVKGVNPKGNSTNPSNWDFGSSFFFAGTVVTTIGYGNLAPSTEAGQVFCVFYALLGIPLNVIFLNHLGTGLRAHLATIERWEDRPRRSQVLQVLGLALFLTLGTLVILIFPPMVFSHVEGWSFSEGFYFAFITLSTIGFGDYVVGTDPSKHYISVYRSLAAIWILLGLAWLALILPLGPLLLHRCCQLWLLSLRQGCGAKEAPGRRPRGGSTAARGVQVTPQDFPISKRGLGS, encoded by the exons ATGCCCAATGCTGGGCTCTGCAGCTGCTGGGGTGGCCGGGTGCTGCCTCTGCTGCTGGTCTATGTCTGTTACCTGCTGCTCGGTGCCACCATCTTCCAGCTGCTAGAGAGGCAGGCGGAGGCTCAGTCCAGGTACCACTTTCAGTTGGAGAAGCTGCGCTTCCTGGAGAACTACACCTGCCTGGACCAGTGGGCCCTGGAGCAGTTTGTACAG GTCATCATGGAAGCCTGGGTGAAAGGTGTGAACCCCAAAGGCAACTCCACCAACCCCAGCAACTGGGACTTTGGCAGCAGTTTCTTCTTTGCAGGCACAGTCGTCACCACCATAG GATATGGGAACCTGGCACCCAGCACAGAGGCAGGTCAGGTCTTCTGTGTCTTCTATGCCCTGTTGGGCATCCCGCTTAACGTGATCTTCCTCAACCACCTGGGCACGGGGTTGCGTGCCCACCTGGCCACCATTGAGAGATGGGAGGACCGGCCCAGGCGCTCCCAG GTACTGCAAGTCCTGGGCCTGGCTCTGTTCCTGACCCTGGGGACGCTGGTCATTCTCATCTTCCCACCTATGGTCTTCAGCCATGTGGAGGGCTGGAGCTTCAGCGAGGGCTTCTACTTTGCTTTCATCACTCTCAGCACCATTGGCTTCGGGGACTATGTTGTTG GCACAGACCCCAGCAAGCATTATATCTCAGTGTACCGGAGCCTGGCAGCCATCTGGATCCTCCTTGGCCTGGCGTGGCTGGCGCTGATCCTCCCACTGGGCCCCCTGCTTCTGCACAGATGCTGCCAGCTCTGGCTGCTCA GTCTGAGGCAAGGCTGTGGAGCCAAGGAGGCTCCAGGCAGGAGACCGAGGGGAGGCTCTACAGCAGCAAGAGGAGTCCAAGTCACACCCCAGGACTTCCCCATATCCAAGAGAGGACTGGGAAGCTGA